The genomic DNA GTCTCACTCGATGCGGCGGAATGCGAACGTCAGTATGACATTTGCATTCCGGAGTGCCAGGCCAGCACGAGAATCCATCAGGTCGACAAATACATATACGATACCAAGCAGTACGGTCCTTGGCGGACTGGGAAATGGAGCTACTGCAGGACCGCTTGCATGAAGCAGCTTGCCAATTGCATGGGAGAGGCGGGCCGTGAGCCTTTGAAGTTCGAGGCCATCGACACCGCGGTCGATTGGCTCGAGCGCCACCAGGATGAGCTTGCGCTCGGAGCCGTTGTCGTCATCGCGGGGGTGGCTTTCTATGTTGCCGCCTGTAGTGGAGGCATCGTGCTGCTCGCTCCCGTCTTGCTCTTCGCTGAGGTACCACAATGAGGATAGGGGAGATTCTCAGCTTCGAGGCTCCCCGGCTCATCGGAAGATACCTGACGGAGCAGACCTCTCCCGAGGAGAGAGAACTGCTCCTGGTGGCGAGAGATGCCTTGTTGTTCATCTCCGAGTTGGGTCAGGACTACCGCTTCGAGGATTATCGCCGGAGCCCCGACGCCCCTCTCTCGCCCTCTGGGGGGGGGGCTTCCATCAAGACGCTCCTGAGTGAAGCGGCAGCGCTCATGGTCCGGATCCGAGGGGAACACCTCTCACCGGAGGAGAAGGAACTGGTGTCGGTCTTCATCGACGCACTCCACTTCATCGCCTCGACCGGCCAGCGCACGGCGTTCGAGGCGTTTCGCCGCGATGCTCTCGCCGCCAGGCCGCCACACGTCGTCGCATCGTTCAGGACGCGCGAGGAGGCGGAGGCCTGGCTCGACCATCAGCCCGAGCCGCCAGCGCAAGGACAGGTGTTGGTCGCGGGTGAATACTATCAGTTCTACTATTTCCGCGAGCTGAACCGCCGGGGGCTCCGACCGCAGTTCACCTTGGAGATGCTCATCCGGCAATTGATGGAGGAGGGGCCTCCTGCCACCGTGGCCTCCTTTGCCTCTCGTGAGGAAGCAGAGGACTGGCTAGCGAAGCAGCTCGCGCCACCGACGCATGCCTTCATCTTGATTGCCGGGGAGTACCACCTCGCGGTCTTCCACGAGAACATCCACCACCGCGCCATCCATCCCATCTCCATCGTCGAGAGGCTCGCGAAGTGGGAGCGGGAACAGGGGACGTGAGACAGACCGACGAGCCCTCGGCGCCCAAGCGAAGCCCCCCACCGCACCAGCACCGCGAGGCGTCGCGGCCCTGGGACATGAGCTCAGGCGGAAGCGGTGGGCGGGAGCAGCTCGACCCGGCCCTGGGCTCCGTTGACGCGCACCCGGTCCCCCGTGCGCAGGCGCATCGTCGCGTTGCCGCAGCCGACCACCGCGGGAATGCCCAGCTCCCGGGCGACGATCGCCGCGTGGGAGAGCGGAGCCCCCACATCGGTGACGATCGCCGCGGCGCGGGGGAACAGGGGCGTCCAGCCCACGTTCGTCACGCTCGTCACCAGCACCTCCCCGACCTGGAGCTCCTCCGCGTCGTCCGGTGAGGTGAGCACCCGGACCCGGCCCTCCACGATGCCCGCCGCGCCTGGAAAGCCGGTGACGTGCTCGCTGTCCGCGGGCGGCTCGCCCCGCGCGTTGAAGACATCCGCGCGCCGCCGGGGGTCCGCCGCCCATTGGAAGGGATCGAAGCGGCCCCGGATGAGCGTCGGGTAGACGGGCAGTGCCGCGTAGCGCGCATGGGTCGCCTGGCGAGCGGAGAGGAAGGGCAGGGGCGCGGTGTCTCCGCGCAGCACGCCCAGCAGCTCGTCGATCTCCAGGAAGAAGACCTCCGGGCCCAGGCCCAGGAGAGCCCCGGCGCGCAGGACGAACACCCTCAGCACCCAGAAGACCCGCACCACCTCCGAGCGCGCCGCCTCGCGCGCCTGGAGCCCCTCGGCCACCTCCTCGAGCTGATGGCGCAGGGCCTTGACCCGGGAGGGGTGGCGCGCCTGGAAGCGCTCCCAGGCGGCCGCGCGCGCCTCCTTCTGCCGCGCCAGCAGCGTGTCCACATCCACGGGCGTCTCGCGCGCCCGGGCCAGCTGCCGATCGAGCCACGCCGGCTCCTCCGCGGGGCGCGGCAGTGACACCTCGAACTCGTGCGGGCCCCGGTGGCCATACCGGCGCGCGTAGGTCTCGCGATCGAGCTCGCCCCGGGCCAGCCGCGCCAGACCCACCAACGTCTCCAGACTCGCCAGCGCGTGCGCTCCTCCCTCCACACCGGAGAGCAGCGCGTTCGCGTCCGCGTCCCCCACCCACTCGCGCAACCGGGCACGCGCCGTGTTGAGCTCCCGGCCCTTGTGGCGGGCTCCCGCCTCCAACATCCGGCAGCACTCCTGGACGTACGGCAGCACCTCGCGCTCCCACAGCGCGATCAGCTCGGGGGCGCGGTCCGTGGCCTTGATCCGGGCCCGGAGCGCTTCGCAGCGCGCCGGGGCCGCCGCGACGAAGGCGGGCAGCCGCGCCAGATGTGCCCGGATGCGCGGCTTGAGCCGGAGCACGCCCGGCAACAGCGCGCGCAACACCCGCCACCGGCCGAGCGGAAGCAGCGGCACCTCCATGCCCTCGGGCAGCGTGCCAAAGGTCTCCTCGCTCATCTTCGCGAGCCGCTGGGCGCTCATGCCGAAGGCCCGCCCGATCGTCGCCGTCAGGCTCAGGTTCATGTAGAAGCGCCCGCCGATGTTGCCGATGGGCGGAAAGTCGGTGATGAACAACGTCGGCAGGGTCTCGGCGATGAAGATGCGCACGAGCGACCAGGTGCAGGGCGTCATCACCCCGGGCACCGCCTCGCCGAGGTTCGTGCTCGTCCACAGGCAGTCGCTCGTGAGGCTGTCGTTGTGCTCGCCCGTCGTGGGATCATGGCCGCGCAGCGTGGTGATGGGCCGGGCCTGCAGGAGCACCACGCGGCCCCGCACGAGCGCCCACTCGAGGTCCTGCGGCACACCGAACTCCCGCTCCAGGCGCTCGGCGAGCTGGCGGAACGCGCGGGCGAAGCGCCGCAGCTCGGGAGGTCCGGAGTAGCCGCCCCCGAGCCGTCCGAGCGTGAACGCCAGTCCGGTCTCCTCGCCCGACACGAGGCGCTCGCCCAGGCCAGGCACGGCGTTGCCGACGATCGTCGAGCGGCTGCCCGTCACCGGATCCGCGGTGAAGAGCACGCCCGAGAAGTCCGGCGACACCATGCGCTGGACGACGACGGCGACCTCGTGCTCGGCGGACAGCCCCCGGGCGCGGCTGTAGTCGGAGACCCGGGCCGCGTGGCGGGAGCGGCGCACGGCCTCGATGGCGTCGCGCACGGCCTGCTCGCCCCGGACGTCGAGCCGCGTCTCGAACTCGCCGGCGAACGAGTCCCGGGCCGAGTCCTCCCCCAGCGCGGAGGAGCGGACCGCGAGGGCGTGCCCGGCGCCCAGCCGCGCCAGCTCCGCCTTCACCCGCTCCCAGGCCGTCTCCCGGAGCGAGTCGCCCTCGAACGCGCTCACCAGGACCACGAAGCCCTCGGGCACGGGCAGGCCCGCCTGGAACAGCCGCGCCAGCGTGCGGCCCTTGCCTCCCGCCAGGGCAGAGTGTTCGGGGGACAGCGCCTCGAAGGAACAAACAGGGGAAGGGCCGCTCATGGCCTCCCAGCATAGGACGGCGCCCCCAGGGAAAACCCCCCACGGCGCCATGCTCCGTGGAGAAGCAACCGACCCGGTGCTTTTCGGGATTTGAGGGCTACGCGATAGGATTCGCCTCCTGGTGCGAACCCCACCCGTGGGAGAAAGGCCGTTTCAGTGGAGCAGCGCTCTATCCAGACCCTGAAGGAGGAGTTCTGGCGGATGGCGGACAATGCCCGGACCCAGACCGAGTATCTGGCGGACAAGAAGCTCCAGTACCTGGAGCATGCTTCGCTGGACGTCCTGAAGCGAATCTTCGTTCAGTACCGCTATTTCACCATTTCCTACATCAGCGATCTCGCGCTCCTGGTCTACCGCCTTCCGTTCGGGAACCTGAGAAGCCTGCTGGCCGACTTCCTCAACGACGAGCTGGGCAACGGCCAGCACGAGCAGGCGCACCAGCGGATCTACGACGACTTCCTGGTGAGCCTCGGGATGTCCCAGGACGAGCTCGAGGCGGATGCCCACCAGACCAACCTGCGGTTGTTGGGGGAGATCAGCGACCTCGTGATGAAGGAGTCACCCTGGTACGCGGTGGGCCTCCGCGGCATGGGCGGCGAGTGCCTGTGTCAGGTCTACCTCGCGGCCATGCATGCCTACTTCATGAAGAACCCAGCCATTCAGGAGATGAAGGACCGGCTGGATCAGCGGTTCTGGGACATCCACACCGGGGAAATCGACATCGAGCACCGCGAGCGGCTGCGCGAGGCGCTCATGGCGGCGGTGGATCGGGATCCGGCGGCGTTGGAGGGGTTGGTCGGCGGCTACAAGAAGAGCAAGGGCGTCTTCGACCGGTTCTGGGACAATATCTTCGAGGCCGCGGACGTTGCCTCCCACGTGCCTGGCAAGAAGGACTGACTTCACATGGCGAACATCAAGGACTTCCATCTCGCATTCCCCGTTTCGGACCTCGCCTCGGCGCGGGCCTTCTACACGGGCGTCATCGGCTGCCCCGAGGGGCGCAGCACCGACCACTACGTGGACTTCGACTTCTACGGGCACCAGATCGTCGCGCATCTAGCGCCCGAGCGGCCGAGGACCAGTGAGTCCGACTTCGACGGAAGCGATGTCACCATCCCCCACTTCGGGCTGAACCTCGACTGGGACGCCTTCCATCACCTCCACGAGCGGCTGAAGGCCGGCGGCGTGCGCTTCGTCAAGGAGCCCCACGTCCGGCTCGAAGGCAAAGTGGGGGAGCACGTCTCCATGTTCGTCCACGACTTCTCGGGCAACGCGCTGGAGTTCAAGGCGTTCCGCAACCAGGATCAGATCTTCTCGAAGCAACTGAGCGAGGAGCCCGCTCACCCCCCGCCACTCGAGACGTAGCGATCGGCGACCGCCAGCGCCTCGTCGATGATGGCGAGGCCTTCCCTCGCGTCTTGATCGCTGATCGTCAGGGGCGGCACGACATGCACACGGTTGGAGAAGATTAAAGGCCACAACCCCCGCTCCTTGCACGCGCCAGCGAGCGCCGCCATCGGCGCGTTGGCGGGACCAGAGGCGTTGTACGGCACGAGCGGCTCGCGCGTTCCTGGGTGACGCACCAGTTCGATCGCCCAGAACACGCCGAGGCCGCGCACTTCGCCCACCGAGGGGTGGCGTTGCTTGAGCTCCTCCAGCGCCGGGCCCAGGACCTCGTCGCCGAGATGCCTGGCGTGTTGGATGATTCGTTCATCCTTGTAGAGGTTGATGCAGGCCACGGCCGTCGCGCACGCGAGCGGATGGCCGGAATAGGTCAGGCCCCCCGGGTAGGGGCGATGGGCGAAGCTCTCGGCGATCCGCTCACTGATGATCACCCCGCCGAGTGGGACGTAGCCGCAGTTGACGCCCTTGGCGAAGGTGATGAGGTCTGGCGTGACGTTCCAACGATTCACCGCGAACCATTCGCCGCAACGCCCAAAACCCGTCATCACCTCGTCGGCGATCATCACGATGCCGTGTCTGTCACACAGCTCGCGGACCCCCTGCAGATAGCCGTCCGGCGGAACGAGAATGCCGCTGCCGCCCACCACGGTTTCCAGCACGATGGCGGCGACGTTGTGCGGGCCTTCCATCGTGAGCACTTCGGCCAGGTGTGACAGCGCGCGATCGCGCTCCTCCTCCAGCGTGGTGGCATGGAACGCGGAGCGATACAGGTAGGGGCCCCAGAACCTGACAACGCCCGGCATGCTGGGCTCGGAGCCCCAGCGGCGAGGGTCCCCCGTCAGCGCGATCGCGCCGGCGGTGGCGCCGTGGTAGCTGCGGTAGGCCGCCAGCACCTTGTGGCGCCCCGTGTGGTGGCGCGCCATGCGGATGGCGTTCTCGATCGCCTCGGCCCCCCCATTGGTGAAGAACACCTTGTTGAGATCGCCTGGAGCCACCTCGGCGATCAACCGGGCCGCTTCGCTGGTGGCCTCGTTGGCATGGTAGGGCGCCACCGTGCACAGCTTGTCGGCTTGCTCCTTGATGGCGTCGATCAGCTTGGGATGCTGATGACCGACATTGACGTTGACGAGCTGGCTGGAGAAGTCCAACCACGTCTTGCCGTTCTCATCCCAGAACCTCGACCCCCGCGCGCCAACGACAACGACAGGCTCCAACGTGGCCTGGGCGGACCAGGAGTGAAACACGTGGGCCCGATCGTCGCGAGCGGCCGCCGACCTGGGCGAGGAGTCACGGCTCGATTCGGGGATTCCTTGTCGAATGCTCACAGCCACCGTCCTTCCCATTCCAGTCCGGGCATCGCGCGCGGACGATTCCATGGTCGCATGGAGTCTTCTCCCGCCGCATCAAACTTCATCCGCTCGATAAGGGATTGCATTCCCCCTCACGTGAACGCGCTCCCTCGCGTGGGCAACGGCCTTGCAATTGCCACTGAGTTGCACTTAATGAGGACATGTCCAACGTCGTGAATACTGGCGCCCTCGAGGCGATCGGGCTCGAACATCGCTATGGCTCGAAGACCGTTCTTCGGGGGCTGAACTTCACCGTGGAGCCCGGTCAGATCTATGCCCTGCTCGGCGGCAACGGCGCG from Melittangium boletus DSM 14713 includes the following:
- a CDS encoding PEP/pyruvate-binding domain-containing protein, which codes for MSGPSPVCSFEALSPEHSALAGGKGRTLARLFQAGLPVPEGFVVLVSAFEGDSLRETAWERVKAELARLGAGHALAVRSSALGEDSARDSFAGEFETRLDVRGEQAVRDAIEAVRRSRHAARVSDYSRARGLSAEHEVAVVVQRMVSPDFSGVLFTADPVTGSRSTIVGNAVPGLGERLVSGEETGLAFTLGRLGGGYSGPPELRRFARAFRQLAERLEREFGVPQDLEWALVRGRVVLLQARPITTLRGHDPTTGEHNDSLTSDCLWTSTNLGEAVPGVMTPCTWSLVRIFIAETLPTLFITDFPPIGNIGGRFYMNLSLTATIGRAFGMSAQRLAKMSEETFGTLPEGMEVPLLPLGRWRVLRALLPGVLRLKPRIRAHLARLPAFVAAAPARCEALRARIKATDRAPELIALWEREVLPYVQECCRMLEAGARHKGRELNTARARLREWVGDADANALLSGVEGGAHALASLETLVGLARLARGELDRETYARRYGHRGPHEFEVSLPRPAEEPAWLDRQLARARETPVDVDTLLARQKEARAAAWERFQARHPSRVKALRHQLEEVAEGLQAREAARSEVVRVFWVLRVFVLRAGALLGLGPEVFFLEIDELLGVLRGDTAPLPFLSARQATHARYAALPVYPTLIRGRFDPFQWAADPRRRADVFNARGEPPADSEHVTGFPGAAGIVEGRVRVLTSPDDAEELQVGEVLVTSVTNVGWTPLFPRAAAIVTDVGAPLSHAAIVARELGIPAVVGCGNATMRLRTGDRVRVNGAQGRVELLPPTASA
- a CDS encoding iron-containing redox enzyme family protein translates to MEQRSIQTLKEEFWRMADNARTQTEYLADKKLQYLEHASLDVLKRIFVQYRYFTISYISDLALLVYRLPFGNLRSLLADFLNDELGNGQHEQAHQRIYDDFLVSLGMSQDELEADAHQTNLRLLGEISDLVMKESPWYAVGLRGMGGECLCQVYLAAMHAYFMKNPAIQEMKDRLDQRFWDIHTGEIDIEHRERLREALMAAVDRDPAALEGLVGGYKKSKGVFDRFWDNIFEAADVASHVPGKKD
- a CDS encoding VOC family protein — encoded protein: MANIKDFHLAFPVSDLASARAFYTGVIGCPEGRSTDHYVDFDFYGHQIVAHLAPERPRTSESDFDGSDVTIPHFGLNLDWDAFHHLHERLKAGGVRFVKEPHVRLEGKVGEHVSMFVHDFSGNALEFKAFRNQDQIFSKQLSEEPAHPPPLET
- a CDS encoding aminotransferase class III-fold pyridoxal phosphate-dependent enzyme gives rise to the protein MESSARDARTGMGRTVAVSIRQGIPESSRDSSPRSAAARDDRAHVFHSWSAQATLEPVVVVGARGSRFWDENGKTWLDFSSQLVNVNVGHQHPKLIDAIKEQADKLCTVAPYHANEATSEAARLIAEVAPGDLNKVFFTNGGAEAIENAIRMARHHTGRHKVLAAYRSYHGATAGAIALTGDPRRWGSEPSMPGVVRFWGPYLYRSAFHATTLEEERDRALSHLAEVLTMEGPHNVAAIVLETVVGGSGILVPPDGYLQGVRELCDRHGIVMIADEVMTGFGRCGEWFAVNRWNVTPDLITFAKGVNCGYVPLGGVIISERIAESFAHRPYPGGLTYSGHPLACATAVACINLYKDERIIQHARHLGDEVLGPALEELKQRHPSVGEVRGLGVFWAIELVRHPGTREPLVPYNASGPANAPMAALAGACKERGLWPLIFSNRVHVVPPLTISDQDAREGLAIIDEALAVADRYVSSGGG